In Elephas maximus indicus isolate mEleMax1 chromosome 4, mEleMax1 primary haplotype, whole genome shotgun sequence, a genomic segment contains:
- the KLRK1 gene encoding NKG2-D type II integral membrane protein isoform X5, whose product MMGLIRGRRSHHSLASPFFLGRFIAVAMGIRFIVVVTISSIIFMNSLFHQQSPISLNESYCGPCPKNWMCYKNNCYQFFNESKSWYQSQASCESQNSSLLKIYSKEDQDFFKLLKSYHWMGLVRISTNGSWQWEDGSLLSPNQLTIVEMQNGDCAVYGSNFKGYTENCSTPNTYICMQRVV is encoded by the exons caTCTCCATTTTTTCTTGGTCGTTTCATTGCTGTAGCTATGGGGATCCGCTTCATTGTTGTGGTAACAATATCGAGTATCATATTCATGAATT CATTATTCCACCAACAATCTCCAATTTCTTTGAATG AAAGTTACTGTGGCCCATGTCCTAAAAACTGGATGTGTTATAAAAATAACTGTTACCAATTTTTTAATGAGAGTAAAAGCTGGTACCAGAGTCAAGCTTCATGTGAGTCTCAAAATTCCAGCCTCCTGAAGATATATAGCAAAGAAGACCAG GatttctttaaactgttgaagtcATATCACTGGATGGGACTAGTGAGAATTTCAACAAATGGGTCCTGGCAGTGGGAAGACGGATCCCTTCTATCACCTAACCA ACTAACAATAGTTGAAATGCAGAATGGTGACTGTGCGGTCTATGGCTCCAACTTTAAAGGCTATACAGAAAACTGCTCAACTCCAAACACATATATCTGCATGCAGAGGGTTGTATAA